In the genome of Streptomyces pactum, one region contains:
- a CDS encoding SDR family oxidoreductase, with protein MSSPQPEVRAARNDPARPARRPVVAVTGAASGVGALLTARLAGSDEIKRVVALDERRGEVAEAHWHVLDVRDPAIAEKLRGVDVVVHLAVDLDLETDAAARTAYNVRGTQTVLTAAAAAGVRRVVLCTSAMVYGAHPDNDVPLAEDAELRATAEATGVGDLLEIEHLARRAPRAHPGLNVTVLRPAILVGGTDTALTRYFESPRLLVVAGSRPTWQFCHVEDLVGALEYAVLEKVEGELAVGCDGWLEQEEVEELSGIRRMELPSAVALGAASRLHRLGLTPSPAGDLAYTMHPWAVSGSRLQHAGWRPRWTNEEVLAELLEEVAGRHTVAGRRLGRKDATAAGAAGATVALLGTAALVRRARKARRRL; from the coding sequence GTGAGTTCCCCACAGCCAGAAGTTCGCGCAGCGCGAAACGACCCGGCCCGCCCCGCCCGACGCCCCGTCGTGGCGGTCACCGGCGCCGCGTCGGGGGTGGGCGCGCTGCTGACCGCCCGCCTCGCCGGGTCCGACGAGATCAAGCGGGTGGTGGCCCTCGACGAGCGGCGCGGCGAGGTCGCCGAGGCGCACTGGCACGTGCTCGACGTGCGCGACCCGGCCATCGCCGAGAAGCTGCGGGGCGTGGACGTGGTGGTCCACCTCGCCGTGGACCTGGACCTGGAGACCGACGCGGCGGCCCGCACCGCCTACAACGTGCGCGGCACCCAGACGGTGCTGACCGCCGCCGCGGCGGCCGGGGTCCGCCGGGTGGTGCTGTGCACCTCCGCGATGGTCTACGGCGCGCACCCGGACAACGACGTGCCGCTGGCCGAGGACGCCGAACTGCGCGCCACCGCGGAGGCCACCGGCGTCGGCGACCTGCTGGAGATCGAACACCTGGCCCGCCGGGCGCCCCGCGCCCACCCGGGGCTCAACGTCACCGTGCTGCGCCCGGCCATCCTGGTCGGCGGCACCGACACCGCGCTCACCCGCTACTTCGAGTCACCCCGGCTGCTGGTGGTGGCCGGCTCCCGGCCCACCTGGCAGTTCTGCCACGTCGAGGACCTGGTCGGCGCGCTGGAGTACGCGGTGCTGGAGAAGGTGGAGGGCGAGCTGGCGGTCGGCTGCGACGGCTGGCTGGAGCAGGAGGAGGTGGAGGAGCTGTCCGGCATCCGCCGGATGGAGCTGCCCTCCGCGGTCGCGCTGGGCGCCGCCTCCCGGCTGCACCGGCTCGGGCTGACCCCCTCGCCGGCCGGTGACCTCGCGTACACCATGCATCCGTGGGCGGTCAGCGGCAGCCGGCTGCAGCACGCCGGCTGGCGGCCGAGGTGGACGAACGAGGAGGTCCTCGCCGAACTGCTGGAGGAGGTCGCGGGCCGGCACACCGTCGCCGGGCGCCGGCTGGGCCGCAAGGACGCCACCGCCGCGGGCGCGGCCGGGGCCACCGTGGCGCTGCTGGGCACCGCCGCCCTGGTGCGCCGGGCGCGCAAGGCGCGCCGCCGCCTCTGA
- a CDS encoding molybdenum cofactor biosynthesis protein MoaE produces the protein MARTDAPSATGREHPGERAAADPIRLLAIRDAPLSVDEVFRAVGDDAAGGTALFVGTVRDHDGGADVAALGYSAHPTAEAELRRVAEKIAADLPVRALAAVHRVGDLSVGDLAVVVAVSCPHRAEAFEACRRLIDDLKREVPIWKHQTYTDGTEDWVGA, from the coding sequence ATGGCACGTACCGACGCCCCCTCCGCCACCGGCCGGGAGCACCCCGGCGAGCGCGCGGCGGCCGACCCCATCCGACTGCTCGCCATCCGCGACGCCCCGCTCTCGGTGGACGAGGTGTTCCGGGCGGTGGGCGACGACGCCGCCGGCGGGACGGCGCTGTTCGTCGGCACCGTGCGGGACCACGACGGCGGCGCGGACGTGGCCGCCCTGGGGTACTCCGCCCACCCCACCGCCGAGGCCGAGCTGCGCCGGGTCGCCGAGAAGATCGCCGCCGACCTGCCGGTGCGCGCCCTCGCCGCGGTGCACCGGGTGGGCGACCTGTCCGTCGGCGACCTCGCCGTGGTGGTGGCCGTCTCCTGTCCGCACCGGGCGGAGGCGTTCGAGGCGTGCCGCCGGCTCATCGACGACCTCAAGCGCGAGGTGCCGATCTGGAAGCACCAGACCTACACGGACGGTACGGAGGACTGGGTGGGCGCCTGA
- a CDS encoding YlbL family protein, whose protein sequence is MPRRTATMLASLLTLIALLCAGVLIPVPYAGMSPGPSYDVLGKDRETGEPVLQIKGRKTYGAEGHLNMTTVQVTRADHDMNLFEAVHGWLSDDDIVVPYENLYPDDKSAEEVNEENAEEFTLSQESAKVAALRHLKIPVRTRVVVAAVVKGGAAQGKLHAGDVIVKVDGKPVRDPADVGRLVSAHRPGERVEFSVVPAERAKKAEEAEKKAGGAGRTGEEAARTVPVTITTRKAPDGDRAVVGIQAAADHSLPFRIDIKLADVGGPSAGLMFALAVIDRLTPGSMTGGKFIAGTGTIDDNGEVNPIGGIAMKTIGARRAGAEYFLTPADNCAAAAADVPDGLTLVKVRNLDDAVRAVEDISAGRTSELPSCTKR, encoded by the coding sequence ATGCCACGCCGCACCGCGACGATGCTCGCCTCCCTGCTGACGCTGATCGCGCTGCTCTGCGCAGGGGTGCTCATTCCCGTCCCGTACGCCGGGATGTCCCCGGGGCCCAGCTACGACGTGCTCGGCAAGGACCGGGAGACCGGTGAACCGGTGCTCCAGATCAAGGGCCGCAAGACCTACGGGGCCGAGGGCCACCTGAACATGACCACCGTCCAGGTCACCCGGGCCGACCACGACATGAACCTCTTCGAGGCGGTGCACGGCTGGCTGTCGGACGACGACATCGTGGTCCCGTACGAGAACCTCTACCCGGACGACAAGTCCGCGGAGGAGGTGAACGAGGAGAACGCCGAGGAGTTCACCCTCTCCCAGGAGAGCGCCAAGGTCGCCGCCCTGCGGCACCTGAAGATCCCGGTGCGCACCCGGGTGGTGGTCGCCGCGGTGGTCAAGGGCGGCGCGGCGCAGGGCAAGCTGCACGCCGGCGACGTGATCGTGAAGGTGGACGGGAAGCCGGTGCGCGACCCGGCGGACGTCGGCCGGCTGGTCAGCGCGCACCGCCCCGGCGAGCGGGTGGAGTTCTCCGTCGTCCCGGCCGAGCGGGCGAAGAAGGCCGAGGAGGCGGAGAAGAAGGCGGGCGGGGCCGGCCGGACCGGCGAGGAGGCCGCCCGGACCGTCCCGGTGACCATCACCACCAGGAAGGCCCCCGACGGGGACCGGGCCGTCGTCGGCATCCAGGCCGCGGCCGACCACTCCCTGCCGTTCCGGATCGACATCAAGCTCGCCGATGTCGGCGGGCCCAGCGCGGGGCTGATGTTCGCCCTGGCCGTGATCGACCGGCTCACCCCCGGCAGCATGACCGGCGGCAAGTTCATCGCCGGCACCGGGACCATCGACGACAACGGCGAGGTCAACCCGATCGGCGGCATCGCGATGAAGACGATCGGCGCCCGGCGGGCGGGCGCGGAGTACTTCCTCACCCCCGCGGACAACTGCGCGGCCGCCGCCGCGGACGTGCCCGACGGCCTCACCCTGGTGAAGGTGCGGAACCTGGACGACGCGGTGCGGGCGGTGGAGGACATCAGTGCGGGCCGCACCTCCGAGCTGCCCTCCTGCACCAAGCGCTGA
- a CDS encoding PPA1309 family protein encodes MPNLPDPNEPVQPSPAADPMAADPLTRAVLEIDEYAAGLGWDQPARLFALVDTARLREQEPGLAAQLGLDRPAGPTAASYTPIEQDELPAGGALDEFLGTIAWPEAVAGCALTVERLMLPPSAEASVPRDLDDKRLAEWVAEHPDRQEVRMTVAVLRDGSRESALRLREKDSPTEVLTGPDLVPGLAEALLATFAD; translated from the coding sequence ATGCCCAACCTTCCCGACCCCAACGAGCCCGTTCAGCCCTCCCCGGCGGCTGACCCGATGGCCGCCGATCCGCTGACCCGGGCCGTGCTGGAGATCGACGAGTACGCCGCCGGACTGGGCTGGGACCAGCCCGCACGGCTGTTCGCCCTCGTCGACACCGCCCGCCTGCGCGAGCAGGAGCCGGGGCTCGCCGCCCAGCTCGGCCTGGACCGGCCGGCCGGCCCCACCGCCGCCTCCTACACCCCCATCGAGCAGGACGAGCTGCCCGCGGGCGGCGCGCTCGACGAGTTCCTCGGCACCATCGCCTGGCCGGAGGCGGTCGCCGGCTGCGCGCTGACCGTGGAGCGGCTGATGCTGCCGCCGTCCGCCGAGGCGTCCGTCCCGCGTGACCTGGACGACAAGCGGCTGGCGGAGTGGGTGGCCGAGCACCCGGACCGGCAGGAGGTGCGGATGACGGTGGCGGTGCTGCGGGACGGTTCCCGGGAGTCCGCGCTGCGGCTGCGGGAGAAGGACTCCCCCACCGAGGTGCTGACCGGGCCGGACCTGGTGCCCGGGCTCGCCGAGGCGCTGCTGGCGACGTTCGCCGACTGA
- a CDS encoding UPF0182 family membrane protein — protein sequence MPDRGGGPTGPRIRVGRPSRRVRTLLMTLGVLAALAMLFVMFAGFWTDWLWYRSVHYTSVFTTTLWTKIGLFAVFGVLMSLAVGFNIWLAHRLRPPLSAMSLEQQSLDRYRMSIAPYKTWVLVAVTALVGLVAGASASGQWRTWLLWVNGVEFGEKDPQFHKDVSFFAFDLPWYRFLLSFGFAATVLSLIAAVLVHYLYGGLRITSPGARATGAATGHLSVLLGVFVALKAVAYWLDRYGLAVKSSDFKATGNWTGLRYVDANAYLPAKTILFCIALICAVLFFATLWRRTWQLPVIGFGLMVLSAVLIGGLYPAIVQKFQVQPNEQAKEAPYIRKNIEATRKAYGIDKADVQDYKGESSADNKRLRADADTAASLRLLDPNVVSPTFQQRQQVRGYYGFPSTLDIDRYPTPDGKDQDTVIGLRELDIEGIPEPNWINKHFKYTHGYGAVAAKGTTVTENGHPEFTEKNLPSAGAFGDYEQRIYYGERTTQYSIVGGPQKELDYSGDNGDEKTYTYTGDSGVKLSNPLTRAAYALTFGEPQILYSGAIGEGSKILYNRTPKERVEAVAPWLTIDGDAYPAVIEGRIQWIVDAYTTINGYPYASRTTLGDTTADSLTDGEREVVAQENKVNYIRNSVKATVDAYDGSVKLYEWDTEDPVLKTWRKAFPGTVKPKSEISDKLMEHLRYPQDLFKVQRELLTRYHVTDPAQFYSGSEVWEVPDDPTNKGNSVPPYYLSMRMPDEKEQTFSLTTTFTPNERKTLGAFMAVDADAESDKYGTIRLLKLPPNTPVSGPQLVQSQFNSNPKIAESISLLKRGDSTVEYGNLLTVPLDGGLLYVEPVYVRGADTDYPLLKKVLVSDGGDRIAFEDTLDKALDVAFGQKPPSDDTERPPGDGDGDGDGQEQPPGSTDPTVQEALKDAEDAIEAGEKAMRDEDGPDWKAYDEAQKDLKEALQRAVDAERQAAQGKQQEGKPADKPEKARREET from the coding sequence ATGCCGGACCGCGGCGGAGGCCCCACAGGGCCACGGATCAGAGTCGGCCGACCGTCGCGGCGGGTCCGGACCCTGCTCATGACCCTGGGTGTGCTGGCGGCGCTGGCCATGCTCTTCGTCATGTTCGCCGGGTTCTGGACCGACTGGTTGTGGTACCGGTCCGTCCACTACACCTCGGTCTTCACCACCACGCTGTGGACCAAGATCGGCCTGTTCGCCGTGTTCGGCGTGCTGATGTCGCTGGCCGTCGGGTTCAACATCTGGCTGGCGCACCGGCTGCGCCCGCCGCTGTCCGCGATGTCGCTGGAGCAGCAGAGCCTGGACCGCTACCGGATGAGCATCGCGCCGTACAAGACGTGGGTGCTCGTCGCGGTCACCGCGCTGGTCGGCCTGGTCGCCGGCGCCTCGGCGAGCGGCCAGTGGCGCACCTGGCTGCTGTGGGTCAACGGTGTGGAGTTCGGGGAGAAGGACCCGCAGTTCCACAAGGACGTGTCGTTCTTCGCCTTCGACCTGCCCTGGTACCGCTTCCTGCTGAGCTTCGGCTTCGCCGCCACGGTGCTCTCGCTGATCGCCGCGGTGCTGGTGCACTACCTCTACGGCGGACTGCGGATCACCAGCCCCGGCGCCCGCGCCACCGGGGCGGCCACCGGCCATCTGTCGGTGCTGCTCGGAGTCTTCGTGGCCCTCAAGGCGGTCGCCTACTGGCTCGACCGGTACGGGCTGGCGGTGAAGTCCAGCGACTTCAAGGCCACCGGCAACTGGACCGGCCTGCGGTACGTGGACGCCAACGCCTATCTGCCGGCGAAGACCATCCTGTTCTGCATCGCGCTGATCTGCGCGGTGCTGTTCTTCGCCACCCTGTGGCGGCGCACCTGGCAGCTGCCGGTCATCGGCTTCGGCCTGATGGTGCTCTCGGCGGTGCTCATCGGCGGCCTGTACCCGGCCATCGTGCAGAAGTTCCAGGTCCAGCCGAACGAGCAGGCCAAGGAAGCGCCGTACATCCGCAAGAACATCGAGGCCACCCGTAAGGCGTACGGCATCGACAAGGCGGACGTGCAGGACTACAAGGGCGAGAGCTCGGCGGACAACAAGCGGCTGCGCGCCGACGCGGACACCGCGGCGAGCCTGCGGCTGCTCGACCCCAACGTGGTCTCGCCGACGTTCCAGCAGCGCCAGCAGGTCCGTGGCTACTACGGCTTCCCCAGCACCCTCGACATCGACCGCTACCCCACGCCGGACGGCAAGGACCAGGACACCGTCATCGGTCTGCGGGAGCTGGACATCGAGGGCATCCCGGAGCCGAACTGGATCAACAAGCACTTCAAGTACACCCACGGGTACGGCGCGGTCGCCGCCAAGGGGACCACGGTGACCGAGAACGGCCACCCGGAGTTCACCGAGAAGAACCTGCCCTCCGCCGGTGCCTTCGGCGACTACGAGCAGCGCATCTACTACGGCGAGCGCACCACCCAGTACTCCATCGTCGGCGGCCCGCAGAAGGAGCTCGACTACTCGGGCGACAACGGCGACGAGAAGACGTACACCTACACCGGCGACAGCGGCGTGAAGCTGTCCAACCCGCTGACCCGGGCCGCCTACGCGCTCACCTTCGGCGAGCCGCAGATCCTGTACTCCGGCGCCATCGGCGAGGGGTCCAAGATCCTCTACAACCGCACCCCCAAGGAGCGGGTGGAGGCGGTCGCCCCCTGGCTGACCATCGACGGAGACGCCTATCCGGCGGTGATCGAGGGCCGCATCCAGTGGATCGTGGACGCGTACACCACCATCAACGGCTACCCGTACGCCTCGCGCACCACCCTGGGTGACACCACCGCCGACTCCCTCACCGACGGGGAGCGCGAGGTGGTCGCCCAGGAGAACAAGGTCAACTACATCCGGAACTCGGTGAAGGCCACCGTCGACGCCTACGACGGCTCGGTGAAGCTGTACGAGTGGGACACCGAGGACCCGGTCCTGAAGACCTGGCGCAAGGCGTTCCCCGGCACGGTCAAGCCGAAGAGCGAGATCAGCGACAAGCTGATGGAGCACCTCCGCTACCCGCAGGACCTGTTCAAGGTGCAGCGCGAGCTGCTCACCCGGTACCACGTCACCGACCCGGCGCAGTTCTACAGCGGCAGTGAGGTGTGGGAGGTCCCGGACGACCCGACCAACAAGGGCAACTCGGTCCCGCCGTACTACCTGAGCATGCGGATGCCGGACGAGAAGGAGCAGACCTTCTCGCTCACCACCACCTTCACGCCGAACGAGCGCAAGACGCTCGGCGCGTTCATGGCGGTGGACGCCGACGCCGAGAGCGACAAGTACGGCACCATCAGACTGCTGAAACTGCCACCGAACACCCCGGTGTCCGGTCCACAGCTGGTGCAGAGCCAGTTCAACTCCAACCCGAAGATCGCCGAGAGCATCAGCCTCCTCAAACGCGGCGACTCCACGGTGGAGTACGGAAACCTGCTCACCGTGCCGCTGGACGGTGGACTGCTCTACGTCGAGCCGGTCTACGTCAGAGGCGCCGACACCGACTACCCGCTGCTGAAGAAGGTGCTGGTCTCCGACGGCGGCGACCGGATCGCCTTCGAGGACACGCTGGACAAGGCGCTGGACGTGGCGTTCGGTCAGAAGCCGCCCAGCGACGACACCGAGCGGCCGCCGGGCGACGGGGACGGTGACGGCGACGGCCAGGAGCAGCCGCCGGGCAGCACCGACCCCACGGTGCAGGAGGCGCTGAAGGACGCCGAGGACGCCATCGAGGCCGGTGAGAAGGCCATGCGTGACGAGGACGGCCCGGACTGGAAGGCGTACGACGAGGCGCAGAAGGACCTGAAGGAGGCGCTGCAGCGGGCCGTCGATGCCGAGCGGCAGGCCGCCCAGGGGAAGCAGCAGGAGGGCAAGCCCGCCGACAAGCCGGAGAAGGCGCGGCGGGAGGAGACCTGA
- a CDS encoding tetratricopeptide repeat protein: MDFMGDRASLLETGRFVHAHDEAEEEARYRRAAEAGDAAALSVLGSLLLRRGDLDGAEPHLRAASAAGDRAAANNLGVLLHQRGRTEEAATWWRTAAVAGSAAAAHALGRHHRESGDETAAEYWLRQSAESGHTLGAYALADLLEHRSDIGAERWFRAAAERGHREAAYRLARILEQREHDLERGRTGGWSTGTGHTGARHTGTGHTGARPTGTGRTGAAPPGARRRADSEAEQWYRQAAARGHRRAALHLGTLLEERGETQEAGRWYLMSAKDGESRAACALGFLLRDAGDTESAAVWWHRAAQDGDGNAANALGALHADRGETQTAERWYRAALDAGDHNGAYNLGLLCAEQGRAVQAEQWYRRAAYAGHREAANALAVLLLQRGDAAGAEPWFSKAAEAGSVDAAFNLGILYAGRGDEAAARQWYERAATAGHAEAALQVATALLREGHEGPDAERHLRCAAKGGSVEAAYRLGALLDRPPADGEEAAPDGRAECEEWYERAARHGHRRAQVRLGMLAAARGDVVAAARWYRTAAEAGSSNGAFNLGLLLAREGSEPEAALWWTRAAEAGHGRAALKLALLAARRGRLAEGQRWCARAVECGPAEVAERAARLRDALQQELSA, from the coding sequence ATGGATTTCATGGGGGACAGGGCAAGTTTGTTGGAGACAGGGCGGTTTGTGCACGCGCACGACGAAGCCGAGGAGGAGGCGCGGTACCGCCGCGCCGCCGAGGCCGGTGACGCAGCCGCCCTGAGCGTCCTGGGCTCCCTGCTGCTGCGCCGTGGCGATCTGGACGGCGCCGAACCCCACCTGCGGGCCGCGTCCGCGGCCGGTGACCGTGCCGCCGCCAACAACCTGGGCGTCCTGCTCCACCAGCGCGGCCGGACCGAGGAGGCCGCGACCTGGTGGCGCACCGCCGCCGTGGCCGGCTCGGCCGCCGCCGCGCACGCCCTGGGCCGTCACCACCGGGAGAGCGGCGACGAGACCGCCGCCGAGTACTGGCTGCGCCAGTCCGCCGAATCCGGCCACACCCTCGGCGCGTACGCCCTCGCCGACCTGCTGGAGCACCGCAGCGACATCGGGGCCGAGCGCTGGTTCCGGGCCGCCGCCGAACGGGGCCACCGGGAGGCCGCCTACCGGCTCGCCCGCATCCTGGAACAGCGGGAGCACGACCTCGAACGCGGCCGGACCGGCGGCTGGTCCACCGGTACCGGACACACCGGCGCCCGGCACACCGGCACCGGCCACACCGGTGCGCGGCCCACCGGCACCGGACGCACCGGTGCCGCGCCCCCCGGCGCCCGCCGCCGCGCGGACAGCGAGGCGGAGCAGTGGTACCGCCAGGCCGCCGCCCGCGGCCACCGGCGCGCCGCCCTGCACCTGGGCACGCTGCTGGAGGAGCGCGGCGAGACCCAGGAGGCGGGCCGCTGGTACCTGATGTCCGCCAAGGACGGCGAGTCCCGCGCCGCCTGCGCCCTCGGCTTCCTGCTGCGCGACGCCGGCGACACCGAGTCCGCCGCCGTGTGGTGGCACCGGGCGGCCCAGGACGGCGACGGCAACGCCGCCAACGCGCTGGGCGCGCTCCACGCCGACCGGGGCGAGACCCAGACCGCCGAGCGCTGGTACCGGGCCGCGCTCGACGCCGGCGACCACAACGGCGCCTACAACCTCGGCCTGCTCTGCGCCGAGCAGGGCCGGGCCGTCCAGGCCGAGCAGTGGTACCGCCGTGCCGCGTACGCCGGCCACCGCGAGGCGGCCAACGCGCTGGCGGTGCTGCTGCTCCAGCGCGGTGACGCGGCCGGCGCCGAGCCGTGGTTCTCCAAGGCTGCCGAGGCCGGCAGCGTGGACGCCGCCTTCAACCTCGGCATCCTCTACGCCGGCCGGGGCGACGAGGCCGCCGCCCGGCAGTGGTACGAGCGGGCGGCCACCGCCGGGCACGCCGAGGCCGCCCTCCAGGTCGCGACCGCGCTGCTCCGGGAGGGCCACGAGGGCCCCGACGCCGAGCGGCACCTGCGGTGCGCCGCGAAGGGCGGCAGCGTGGAGGCCGCCTACCGGCTCGGCGCGCTGCTCGACCGCCCCCCGGCGGACGGCGAGGAGGCCGCGCCGGACGGCCGCGCGGAGTGCGAGGAGTGGTACGAGCGGGCCGCCCGGCACGGGCACCGGCGGGCCCAGGTGCGGCTGGGCATGCTGGCCGCCGCCCGGGGCGACGTGGTGGCCGCCGCCCGCTGGTACCGCACCGCCGCCGAGGCCGGCAGCAGCAACGGCGCGTTCAACCTCGGGCTGTTGCTGGCCCGGGAGGGCAGCGAGCCGGAGGCCGCCCTGTGGTGGACCCGGGCGGCCGAGGCCGGCCACGGCCGGGCCGCGCTGAAGCTGGCTCTGCTCGCCGCCCGCCGGGGGCGGCTCGCGGAGGGCCAGCGGTGGTGCGCCCGGGCGGTCGAGTGCGGTCCGGCGGAGGTCGCCGAGCGCGCGGCCCGGCTCCGCGACGCCCTCCAGCAGGAGCTGTCCGCCTGA
- a CDS encoding Fur family transcriptional regulator has protein sequence MSDLLERLRGRGWRLTAQRRVVAEVLDGDHVHYTADEVHARAAERLPEISRATVYNTLGELVSLGEVIEVSTDGRAKRYDPNAHHAHQHLVCSRCGTIRDVRPSGDPLSDLPAEERFGFVVSDVEVTYRGICPGCATA, from the coding sequence ATGAGTGACCTGCTGGAACGGCTCAGGGGACGCGGCTGGAGGCTGACGGCCCAGCGCCGCGTCGTCGCCGAGGTCCTCGACGGGGACCACGTGCACTACACCGCCGACGAGGTGCACGCGCGGGCGGCCGAGCGGCTGCCCGAGATCTCCCGCGCGACCGTGTACAACACGCTGGGCGAGCTGGTCTCGCTCGGTGAGGTGATCGAGGTCAGTACCGACGGCCGTGCCAAGCGGTACGACCCGAACGCCCACCACGCACACCAGCACCTGGTGTGCTCCCGCTGCGGCACGATCCGGGACGTCCGCCCCTCCGGCGACCCGCTCTCCGACCTTCCGGCGGAGGAGCGCTTCGGTTTCGTGGTGTCCGATGTCGAGGTCACCTACCGGGGCATCTGCCCGGGCTGCGCGACGGCCTGA
- a CDS encoding catalase yields MTATDEVGIEGPLTTESGAPVADNQNSETAGVGGPVLVQDQHLLEKLAHFNRERIPERVVHARGAGAYGTFTVTADVTKYTRAKFLSEIGKQTEVFLRFSTVAGNLGAADAVRDPRGFAVKFYTEEGNYDLVGNNTPVFFIRDAIKFPDFIHTQKRDPYTGSQEADNVWDFWGLSPESTHQVTWLFGDRGIPASYRHMDGFGSHTFQWNNEAGEVFWVKYHFKTDQGIKTLTAEEAEVLAGKDPDSHQRDLRESIERGDFPSWTVYVQIMPAAEAANYRFNPFDLTKVWPHADYPRIEIGKLELNRNPQNIFAEVEQSIFSPAHFVPGIGPSPDKMLQGRLFAYGDAHRYRVGINADHLPVNRPHATEARTHSRDGFLYDGRHGAAKNYEPNSFGGPVQTGRPLWEPVPVSGPTGDHATPAHAEDDDFVQAGNLYRLMTEEEKERLIANLAGFIAKVSRYEIAQRAIENFRKADEDYGKRLETAVQALRG; encoded by the coding sequence GTGACCGCAACGGACGAGGTCGGCATCGAGGGCCCGCTCACCACGGAATCCGGGGCCCCGGTCGCGGACAACCAGAACAGCGAGACCGCGGGCGTCGGCGGACCGGTGCTGGTCCAGGACCAGCACCTGCTGGAGAAGCTCGCGCACTTCAACCGTGAGCGCATCCCGGAGCGGGTGGTGCACGCCCGGGGCGCCGGCGCGTACGGCACCTTCACCGTGACCGCGGACGTGACCAAGTACACCCGCGCGAAGTTCCTGTCGGAGATCGGCAAGCAGACCGAGGTCTTCCTGCGCTTCTCGACGGTGGCGGGCAACCTGGGCGCGGCCGACGCGGTGCGCGACCCGCGCGGCTTCGCGGTGAAGTTCTACACCGAGGAGGGCAACTACGACCTCGTCGGCAACAACACCCCGGTCTTCTTCATCCGGGACGCCATCAAGTTCCCGGACTTCATCCACACCCAGAAGCGCGACCCGTACACCGGGTCCCAGGAGGCGGACAACGTCTGGGACTTCTGGGGCCTGTCGCCGGAGTCCACGCACCAGGTGACCTGGCTCTTCGGTGACCGCGGCATCCCCGCGTCCTACCGCCACATGGACGGCTTCGGCTCGCACACCTTCCAGTGGAACAACGAGGCCGGCGAGGTCTTCTGGGTCAAGTACCACTTCAAGACCGACCAGGGGATCAAGACCCTCACCGCCGAGGAGGCCGAGGTCCTGGCGGGCAAGGACCCCGACAGCCACCAGCGCGACCTGCGGGAGTCGATCGAGCGCGGCGACTTCCCGAGCTGGACCGTCTACGTCCAGATCATGCCGGCGGCCGAGGCGGCGAACTACCGCTTCAACCCGTTCGACCTCACCAAGGTGTGGCCGCACGCGGACTACCCGCGGATCGAGATCGGCAAGCTGGAGCTGAACCGCAACCCGCAGAACATCTTCGCCGAGGTCGAGCAGTCGATCTTCTCGCCGGCGCACTTCGTGCCGGGCATCGGCCCGTCGCCGGACAAGATGCTCCAGGGCCGGCTCTTCGCCTACGGCGACGCCCACCGGTACCGCGTCGGCATCAACGCCGACCACCTGCCGGTGAACCGGCCGCACGCCACCGAGGCGCGCACCCACAGCCGGGACGGCTTCCTGTACGACGGACGCCACGGCGCCGCCAAGAACTACGAGCCGAACAGCTTCGGCGGCCCGGTCCAGACCGGCCGGCCGCTGTGGGAGCCGGTTCCGGTCTCCGGCCCGACCGGCGACCACGCCACCCCCGCGCACGCGGAGGACGACGACTTCGTCCAGGCCGGCAACCTCTACCGGCTGATGACGGAGGAGGAGAAGGAGCGGCTGATCGCCAACCTCGCGGGCTTCATCGCGAAGGTCTCCCGCTACGAGATCGCGCAGCGGGCGATCGAGAACTTCCGCAAGGCGGACGAGGACTACGGCAAGCGGCTGGAGACCGCGGTCCAGGCCCTGCGCGGCTGA
- a CDS encoding CBS domain-containing protein, with protein sequence MLVRDAMSPVILTIGPAHTLRQAARLMADRRVGSAIVFDPDTSVLGILTERDILNSVGAGQDPDREPAYAHTTTDAVFAAPGWTLDEAAAAMSRGGFRHLVVLDDREPVGVMSVRDIIRCWLGAPRPSLGAVAGAAAG encoded by the coding sequence CTGCTCGTCCGTGACGCCATGAGTCCGGTGATCCTCACCATCGGACCGGCCCACACCCTCCGCCAGGCGGCCCGGCTGATGGCCGACCGCCGGGTGGGCTCCGCGATCGTCTTCGACCCGGACACCAGCGTGCTCGGCATCCTCACCGAGCGCGACATCCTCAACTCGGTGGGCGCGGGCCAGGACCCGGACCGGGAACCCGCGTACGCCCACACCACCACCGACGCGGTCTTCGCCGCCCCGGGGTGGACCCTCGACGAGGCGGCCGCCGCGATGTCCCGCGGCGGGTTCCGGCACCTGGTCGTGCTGGACGACCGGGAACCGGTCGGGGTGATGTCGGTCCGGGACATCATCCGCTGCTGGCTGGGGGCGCCGCGGCCGTCCCTCGGCGCGGTGGCGGGCGCGGCCGCCGGCTGA